GTTTGCAAACTTCCTACACGGATCACATCCCATTTTTTTCGAAGTAGGAACATCGTTTGGTAATGTTTCCATAAAGAGTCAGGTTCATTTTTTTGACCACTCACGGTTTCCTCTTTTTGAATGACACCAATGGGTAACCAAGATTTTCCATTTGTGAAACCGCCATTGTTTGAATCATCCCATAACATGGGTAACCGACAATTATCTCTGTTAATATATATTCCCAAGAGATTCGATAAAAACAATGGTACAAATCGATTTAGTTTGGCAATTGGATCTTTTCCAAAAAAATTGGAAATCCTTCCTTCTTTTCTACCAATCTCTTCTCCATAATAAACAACAGGTACACCTCTTGCCATAAACTGAAAACAAACTAGTAATTTTGCCTTTCGAATGTCTCCACCTAACCGATCTATGTATCTCCTTTGGTCATGGTTCCCTAAAACATAAGTGGGAGTATAAGGACTTGGAAATACTTTCTCATTTTTTTCGAGAAGGTCTTTGAAAAACTTTGCGTTATAAGAAAAATGAATTAGCTCAAACTGAAAAACCAAATTGAGACCATCAACTTTTTCTCCTAAAAAAGATTTTAAAACTAAATCACTTCCACTCACCTCTCCTATCAAAAAAGGTTTTTGTTTGTATTTTGAAATATGTTTTCTAACTTCTTTTGCAAATGAAAACGATTCTGGAAGATTTAAGTTGTATTGTTTTTTTTGAAAGAACGCCTCATCATGGTTATCTGGTGTTGGGAAAAACCGAAAACTAAAAGGATTATCTAAAAAACGTTCGTCTTTGAAAATCGAATTGAAGATATCCAAACGAAATCCGTCGACTCCCTTTTTTAACCAAAAATCGAGAACGGCAAACATGGTTTGTTTGACCTTAGGATTTCTATAATTTAAGTCGGGTTGGAAAGACAAAAAATTGCTATAGTAATATTCCTTTGTTTGAGAATCATAATTCCAACCAGATTTCCCGACCATTGAGATCCAATTATTCGGTGCTTTGTTTGTACCTTTTCTCCAAATATAAAAATCGCGTTTGGGATTTGTTTTGGAAGATTTGGATTCAATAAACCATGGGTGTTTGTCGGAAGTATGGTTCATGACCATATCCAATACCACTCGCATCTTTCGTTTGTGAATTTCTTTGAAAAGACGGTCACAATCGGCCATAGTTCCAAAACGCGGGTCTATTTTCGTATAATCAGCAATATCATAACCAAAATCTTCCCCTGGGCTCACATAAAAGGGGGAAAACCAAATGGTTTCCACACCCAAGTCTTTGATTTCGTCCAAACGACTGAGGATTCCCTGCAAATCGCCGATTCCATCACCGTTCGAATCTTGGAACGACCAAGGGTAAATTTGATAAATTGAAGTTTGTCTCCACCATTCCATTTTGTTTTCCATGACTTTTCTAAAACTTCCTTGTTATTTCAGTTGCCTCTTACCCAAATACCGAATTTCTGTTCTTTATACAAGCAGGTGACAATGGATAAAGAAAAAATCAAACTTTCCGGTTTCAATAATCTGACAAAAGTTTTGAGTTTCAACCTCTACGATTTTTGCATCACACTCGATGACGAACAAAAAGGTAGATACGTAAGTTATATCCATGATAAATACAATGCGAGCAAAATTACAGAAATTTCAAAAGAGATCGTAAAACGCATTGATGCCAATATCTTATCTGTTTCAGCACAGGATTATGATCCTGTAGGTGCTTCTGCTATGGTTCTCATGAGCGATGTGAAAGGTGGAGGTAATCCCATCCCTTCGGCACAGGTGAGTATGCATTTGGACAAATCACACATCACAGTGCACACTTACCCGGATGCGGCAGATCCAGATGGAATCTGTTCCTTCCGCGTTGACATTGATATTTCTACTTGTGGGGAAATCATTCCACTTGACTCTATTAACTTTTTATTCGAAGCCTTTGAATGTGACGTCGTTTATATCGATTATGTGGTCAGGGGTTACACAAGATTAGCCGATGGAAGGAAAATATATAACGACCATCATTTTAATTCGATCTTAGATTTTATCAAACCAGAAATCAAAAGAAATTACACTTTTTTGTCCGACATCAATATGCCCCAAGATAACACTTGGCAAACGAAATTGATGATTAAGGAACTTGGTCCAGAAAATTACCTTTTGAATCCCGAAGATATTTCACACCCCGATGTCCCAAACAAAATGAAACTACTTAGAGAGGAAATGAAAGAAGTATATCATATGATCCACTAAAGGATCATTTTGGTTGTGAACTGATCTCTTTTTGGATTTTTGCCCAATCAGATTTTTCCAATTTTGGAAGTGCATAGATTTCTTTTCGATTAGGTGGGATGAGAAAAAATTGAGTCCCATGTTCATCTCTTTGTTTCAAAACCTCATGTTCCGGCAAATAAGCTCCAAGTCTACGGTAGGTTTGGACTTCATCATTTGTATTCGGCCGTAAGGCCTCAATAGAAAGAGAAGTTTGGTAGTATTGCAAATAATTTTGAATGTCCTCTTCTTTTTCATTTGCATCTGTTACCAAAAAGTAAAAATTAAAATTGGTTTCTTTAAAGCGGATTCGGAATTGCCGAAGAGCTTCCAAAGCTAGAGGGCATTTTTTTCCGCAACCAACTAACCCAGGATATATGACGATCCAATTTTCTTTGGGCACATTTTCAAACTTTGACTGACAAAATTCACAACTGATTTTGCGGTAATTACTTGATACAAAGTGGACAAATCCACTTAGACCAAAACAGAAAAAGAAAACAAATGTCCATAATAGAATTTGTTTCCAACGATTAACCTCTGTTTTCATGATCAATCATCGCAGATAATGTTTCGACCGATTCTTTTAAATTTTCAAAAATCACATTCCCTTTATCAATGAAGGAAATCATTTCAGAACTTGTATTCAAATTAGTTTGTGTTTTTAAATTTAAATCCATAATCGAATCTGAAATTTCAACCATACTACTAGATTGTTCTTTACTTGAAACTTGCATTTCTTGTGCAATCTGATCTAAGGTTGTGAGAGCATCTTCTTGTTTTTCAAAAGCAGAAAGAGTTCCTGAAATTTTTTCCGTTAATTCACCCATTCCTACTTCAGATGATAAAATTGATTTCACAAATCCTTGAACGGTTTGGTTGATCTGATTGGATTGTTTAAAACTCACTTGGATTGCAGATTTTATTTTTCCAGAAATCGTTGAAATGTTTTTTGTTGCTTCCGCAGTCGAATCCGCAAGTTTTGAAATCTCCGATGCGACAACGGCAAAACCTCTACCTGCATCCCCTGCCCTCGCCGCTTCAATTGAAGCATTTAACGAAAGTAAGTTTACCTTTTCTGCAATATCTGAAATTAAATCTAATATCTCTTCCATTTTTTCCGAATCATCTACAGCCACTTCCATAGATTGGTACAAAGTTGAAAATTCGGACTCAGTTCGTTTCACATTTTCTGCAGATTCTTGGATTTTTGACCGCATCACTTCCAAAGATTTAACGAACCCTTCGTTCATATTAAATAAGTTTCGATTCAGTTCCTCTACAGTTTTCACTTCTTTAATTTGTCGATTGGATCCTTCCAATATCAATTGACTGGAAGCCGTGGTTTCCTCGGTCGCAGCAGAAATTGCCTCGATGGACGAAGATTGGTTTTGGAAGGAAGACTCAAATTTTCGAACTGCAGTGGTAATTTGATTTGAGTTTTCAATATATAATTTTGTTCCGTGTGATACTTCGTCAATCGCAGCTGTCACACCTGCCATCACAGTTTCTAAATTGGTTTGAGTTTCAATTTGAAGTCTTAAGTCAAGAACTGATAAGTAAGAAAAGTAAATTAAAATTCCAGTTTCCATTACAACAAATAAAGCATGTGTGATTACAATTTCTAATCCAGTTCCATAACTATAAACAATTACCTTTGTATCAAGAAACACTACTCCGAATTCTTGTAAATAATTTCCAACTAAGTGGTGTATAGCGATCGTTAATGCTGCAACCAGTAACACACGCCAATCATCATAAACAAACAAAATAGCAAGTGCACTGAAAACATGAAAATGCATTTCAATTCGTCCAAATTGTGCTTGGATGAGAAGAGCACTAAAAAACATGAGAGCTGCTCCATTCCAAGCCCTTAAGAAAAA
The sequence above is a segment of the Leptospira sp. WS39.C2 genome. Coding sequences within it:
- a CDS encoding alpha-glucosidase, which encodes MENKMEWWRQTSIYQIYPWSFQDSNGDGIGDLQGILSRLDEIKDLGVETIWFSPFYVSPGEDFGYDIADYTKIDPRFGTMADCDRLFKEIHKRKMRVVLDMVMNHTSDKHPWFIESKSSKTNPKRDFYIWRKGTNKAPNNWISMVGKSGWNYDSQTKEYYYSNFLSFQPDLNYRNPKVKQTMFAVLDFWLKKGVDGFRLDIFNSIFKDERFLDNPFSFRFFPTPDNHDEAFFQKKQYNLNLPESFSFAKEVRKHISKYKQKPFLIGEVSGSDLVLKSFLGEKVDGLNLVFQFELIHFSYNAKFFKDLLEKNEKVFPSPYTPTYVLGNHDQRRYIDRLGGDIRKAKLLVCFQFMARGVPVVYYGEEIGRKEGRISNFFGKDPIAKLNRFVPLFLSNLLGIYINRDNCRLPMLWDDSNNGGFTNGKSWLPIGVIQKEETVSGQKNEPDSLWKHYQTMFLLRKKWDVIRVGSLQTISTDKKNVLSFQRSDKKNKIRVYLNFGNNPEQIGFKEKGKLLYSFGGSEKTENELFLPPHSGLVLEMGLSSKQ
- the speD gene encoding adenosylmethionine decarboxylase; translation: MDKEKIKLSGFNNLTKVLSFNLYDFCITLDDEQKGRYVSYIHDKYNASKITEISKEIVKRIDANILSVSAQDYDPVGASAMVLMSDVKGGGNPIPSAQVSMHLDKSHITVHTYPDAADPDGICSFRVDIDISTCGEIIPLDSINFLFEAFECDVVYIDYVVRGYTRLADGRKIYNDHHFNSILDFIKPEIKRNYTFLSDINMPQDNTWQTKLMIKELGPENYLLNPEDISHPDVPNKMKLLREEMKEVYHMIH
- a CDS encoding methyl-accepting chemotaxis protein, translated to MDLRLAAVLLERQKKVDTFFVWAIFAHIPLVFLLSLGYGATLVVTTSAVIISSLSFLFYRFFRGSFFLRAWNGAALMFFSALLIQAQFGRIEMHFHVFSALAILFVYDDWRVLLVAALTIAIHHLVGNYLQEFGVVFLDTKVIVYSYGTGLEIVITHALFVVMETGILIYFSYLSVLDLRLQIETQTNLETVMAGVTAAIDEVSHGTKLYIENSNQITTAVRKFESSFQNQSSSIEAISAATEETTASSQLILEGSNRQIKEVKTVEELNRNLFNMNEGFVKSLEVMRSKIQESAENVKRTESEFSTLYQSMEVAVDDSEKMEEILDLISDIAEKVNLLSLNASIEAARAGDAGRGFAVVASEISKLADSTAEATKNISTISGKIKSAIQVSFKQSNQINQTVQGFVKSILSSEVGMGELTEKISGTLSAFEKQEDALTTLDQIAQEMQVSSKEQSSSMVEISDSIMDLNLKTQTNLNTSSEMISFIDKGNVIFENLKESVETLSAMIDHENRG